In a single window of the Azospirillum thiophilum genome:
- a CDS encoding amidase, producing MEPYELTASEAARSIREGRLTSEALVRSCLQRIEARDPEIRAWIHVDPALALAAAREADKRFASDPSVVGPLHGVPFGVKDVIDTADLPTTHNSPIFQGHRPSRDAACVAIARSAGGILLGKTDTVEFASGGRKAATRNPIDIAHTPGGSSSGSGAAVGDRHVPLAFGTQTGGSHIRPAAFNGIYGFKPTWGAVSREGVKHYAVSLDTIGWYGRSVGDLALMAEAFRLEGTGEAAPVSLAGLRVGVCRSPVWSSIEPAGEAALTLAARRLEEAGAIVEPFELPDDFSALAEVQDVIRRGEGRAAFLDLYLSDRHRLHDELADHCQHNRGITARSLTEAYDVAGHCRARFAGLFDRIDVILTPPAPGEAPKGLHTTGDHVFNGIWTVLHAPCLAMPCTRGPQGLPVGVQFVAPRFADARLLAMAEAMASAVDPAAA from the coding sequence ATGGAACCCTATGAACTCACGGCCAGCGAGGCCGCCCGGTCCATCCGCGAGGGCCGGCTGACCAGCGAGGCGCTGGTGCGGTCATGCCTGCAACGGATCGAAGCGCGCGATCCCGAGATCCGCGCCTGGATCCACGTCGATCCCGCCCTGGCGCTTGCAGCCGCCCGCGAGGCCGACAAGCGCTTCGCCAGCGATCCTTCGGTCGTCGGGCCGCTGCATGGAGTGCCTTTCGGCGTCAAGGACGTGATCGACACCGCCGACCTGCCGACCACCCACAATTCGCCGATCTTCCAGGGCCACCGGCCGAGCCGCGATGCGGCCTGCGTCGCCATCGCGCGCAGTGCCGGTGGCATCCTGCTCGGCAAGACCGACACGGTGGAGTTCGCGTCCGGCGGCCGCAAGGCGGCGACCCGCAATCCGATCGACATCGCCCACACGCCGGGCGGCTCCTCGTCGGGGTCGGGGGCGGCGGTCGGCGACCGCCATGTGCCGCTCGCCTTCGGCACCCAGACCGGTGGCTCGCACATCCGCCCGGCCGCCTTCAACGGCATCTACGGCTTCAAGCCGACCTGGGGCGCGGTCAGCCGTGAGGGCGTCAAGCATTACGCGGTGTCGCTCGACACCATCGGCTGGTATGGCCGGTCGGTCGGCGACCTCGCTCTGATGGCCGAGGCCTTCCGGTTGGAGGGGACGGGCGAGGCCGCGCCGGTTTCCCTGGCCGGGCTGCGGGTCGGGGTCTGCCGCTCGCCGGTCTGGTCGAGCATAGAACCGGCCGGCGAGGCTGCGCTCACCCTGGCCGCCCGGAGGTTGGAGGAGGCAGGGGCAATCGTCGAACCATTCGAGTTGCCCGACGATTTTTCGGCCCTTGCCGAGGTCCAGGACGTCATCCGCCGTGGCGAGGGGCGGGCCGCCTTTCTGGACCTCTATCTCAGCGACCGCCACCGGTTGCATGACGAATTGGCCGACCATTGCCAGCACAACCGGGGAATCACCGCCCGCAGCCTGACCGAAGCCTATGACGTCGCCGGCCATTGCCGCGCCCGCTTCGCCGGGCTGTTCGATCGCATCGACGTGATCCTGACCCCGCCGGCCCCCGGCGAAGCGCCGAAGGGGCTGCACACCACCGGCGACCACGTCTTCAACGGCATCTGGACGGTTCTACACGCGCCTTGTCTCGCCATGCCCTGCACCCGTGGACCGCAAGGACTGCCGGTCGGGGTGCAATTCGTAGCGCCCCGCTTCGCCGATGCCCGCCTTCTGGCGATGGCGGAGGCGATGGCTTCGGCGGTGGATCCGGCGGCGGCGTGA
- a CDS encoding amidase — translation MSTATIPVGAAGPAGDAPSLPGACECEVLACLDAIDRQNPALNAVLAVTGQAALYCARKLDRERAVGDWPGLLDGVPVTIKDCFELAGETTSYGSIRFAAEGRRDAAVVRRLKASGAVIIGRNNLSEFCLGSTNQNEHHGSCRNPWNIGHVPGGSSGGSAAAVAAGLCRISIGTDTGGSVRIPASLCGVVGLRPSVGRVSNAGAIACSVDFDTIGPLAYTVSDVARAFAAIAGYDPEDPNSVDAPLGNFLPTLRNGIAGLRIGLPRNFYFDGLQPAVAERLREAAAVLERAGATLVDVTVEDAEVAQARTGFSLLVADMAQYHLDKIETAPEAVGPEVLRRLKLGLPVSGVDYAGSRRWLAGWKLRFRALFEQVDLIVTPTTPIVAPAIADTADMIEATRAVSRFTYGFGALGLPAMTVPCGFGAGGLPVGMQVVGRWFDEPSVLRAGAAFQAATDHHRQRPHLA, via the coding sequence ATGTCCACCGCGACCATTCCGGTCGGGGCCGCCGGCCCGGCCGGCGACGCCCCCTCCTTGCCCGGAGCCTGCGAATGCGAGGTTCTCGCCTGCCTGGACGCCATCGATCGTCAAAATCCTGCTCTCAACGCCGTCCTGGCCGTCACCGGGCAGGCGGCGCTCTACTGTGCCCGCAAGCTCGACCGCGAACGGGCGGTCGGTGACTGGCCGGGGCTGCTCGACGGCGTGCCGGTCACGATCAAGGACTGCTTCGAACTGGCGGGCGAGACGACCAGCTACGGCTCGATCCGCTTCGCCGCCGAAGGGCGGCGTGACGCCGCCGTGGTCCGGCGCCTGAAGGCGTCGGGCGCCGTCATCATTGGGCGCAACAACCTCAGCGAATTCTGCCTGGGCTCGACCAATCAGAACGAACATCACGGCTCCTGCCGCAACCCGTGGAACATCGGCCATGTGCCGGGCGGGTCGAGCGGCGGGTCGGCCGCCGCCGTGGCCGCCGGCCTGTGCCGGATCTCCATCGGCACCGACACTGGCGGGTCGGTCCGCATCCCCGCTTCGCTGTGCGGCGTGGTCGGGCTGCGGCCCAGCGTCGGCCGGGTTTCGAACGCCGGTGCGATCGCCTGCAGCGTCGATTTCGACACCATCGGCCCGCTGGCCTATACGGTTTCCGACGTCGCCCGCGCATTCGCCGCCATCGCCGGCTACGACCCGGAGGATCCCAACTCGGTCGATGCGCCGCTGGGTAATTTCCTGCCGACGCTGCGCAACGGGATCGCCGGGCTGCGCATCGGCCTGCCGCGCAACTTCTACTTCGACGGGCTCCAGCCCGCGGTGGCCGAGCGGTTGCGCGAGGCGGCGGCGGTGCTGGAGCGTGCCGGCGCCACGCTGGTGGACGTCACCGTCGAGGACGCCGAGGTGGCGCAGGCGCGCACCGGCTTCTCGCTGCTGGTCGCCGACATGGCCCAGTATCACCTGGACAAGATCGAGACGGCGCCCGAGGCGGTCGGCCCGGAGGTGCTGCGTCGCCTGAAGCTCGGTTTGCCGGTGAGTGGCGTCGACTATGCCGGATCTCGGCGCTGGCTGGCCGGCTGGAAGCTGCGGTTCCGCGCACTGTTCGAGCAGGTCGACCTGATCGTGACGCCGACCACGCCGATCGTCGCCCCGGCCATTGCCGACACCGCCGACATGATCGAGGCGACGCGGGCGGTCAGCCGCTTCACCTACGGCTTCGGCGCGCTCGGCTTGCCGGCGATGACCGTGCCCTGCGGCTTCGGCGCCGGCGGTCTGCCGGTCGGCATGCAGGTCGTCGGCCGCTGGTTCGACGAGCCATCGGTGCTGCGCGCCGGCGCCGCCTTCCAGGCCGCGACCGACCACCACCGCCAGCGCCCGCACCTTGCCTGA
- a CDS encoding isochorismatase family protein, translated as MSDLSIYDRQEFGKPLGFGRKTALLVIDFQLGFTREDAFGGFNINDAIASTAELLVHARAAGLPIAHACFIAPDAVGGIGPFGEKIPNLLKLAADAPDTAFAPAVTPLKGEYIVRKQHASAFFGTSLSSWLRANGVDTLLVTGCTTSGCVRASVIDASAHGLRPIIVEECVGDRAEEPHRANLFDMRQKYADVMSLEAVIGQIGLAKAA; from the coding sequence ATGAGCGACCTTTCCATCTACGATCGTCAGGAATTCGGCAAACCGCTCGGTTTCGGCCGCAAGACGGCTTTGCTGGTCATCGATTTCCAGCTCGGCTTCACCCGCGAGGACGCGTTCGGCGGCTTCAACATCAATGACGCCATCGCGTCGACCGCCGAACTTCTGGTCCACGCCCGTGCCGCCGGTCTGCCGATCGCCCATGCCTGCTTCATCGCCCCGGATGCGGTCGGCGGCATCGGTCCCTTCGGTGAGAAGATCCCCAACCTGCTGAAGCTGGCCGCCGATGCGCCGGACACCGCCTTCGCCCCTGCGGTGACGCCGTTGAAGGGCGAATACATCGTCCGCAAGCAGCATGCCTCTGCCTTCTTCGGGACCAGCCTGTCGAGCTGGCTGCGCGCCAACGGCGTCGATACGTTGCTGGTGACCGGCTGCACGACCTCGGGCTGTGTGCGGGCCAGCGTGATCGATGCCTCCGCCCACGGGCTGCGCCCGATCATCGTCGAGGAGTGCGTCGGCGACCGCGCCGAGGAGCCGCACCGCGCCAACCTGTTCGACATGCGGCAGAAATACGCCGACGTGATGTCGCTTGAGGCGGTCATCGGCCAAATCGGCTTGGCCAAGGCCGCCTGA
- a CDS encoding ABC transporter substrate-binding protein, which produces MTRRQFGSLLAVGALVAGSGWPLGADAAPPVLRVRIGSDIGNLDPARIFQIENQTVATQIYNGLVKYDEATNALVPDLATSWEISDDGTVYSFALRSGVFWHKNYGPFTSDDVKFSFERVLDPQTGSSYSSQLASIKSVETPTPDRVVITLKEPNSGFLHKVSAFNQGWILSRKALGEIGEKAYALNPVGTGPFVFQVWTPGREVKLSANKEYFAGAPKVEELLFRVIKDETAAAIALENGEIDIFFGLQQPEVIQRLKGAGQVTVHDRDANHTINLILNTGIKPLGDLRVRQAISHAINRKALIDGFFKGTKTEASGFLTSSFQEFTDAVPAYPYDPQKAKALLKEAGVGPFTLDLVAPGANPYDKIVVPIASDLAAIGIDAKIKVLERGAYLQARNKGSVPTCITGVVGAPDPDSPILSMFAKSSFPPGLNTSHYEGIEDLIAAARQAKDDAARKEVYGKIQAKVMGDAPIVPLYADRLYIAHTKAVTGFVQNSLFTMSAYPVVLAG; this is translated from the coding sequence GTGACACGCCGTCAATTCGGCAGCCTGCTGGCGGTCGGCGCGCTGGTGGCGGGCAGCGGCTGGCCGCTCGGCGCCGACGCCGCCCCGCCTGTGCTGCGCGTGCGCATCGGCAGCGACATTGGCAACCTCGACCCGGCCCGCATCTTCCAGATCGAGAACCAGACTGTCGCCACCCAGATCTACAACGGGCTGGTCAAGTACGACGAGGCGACCAATGCGCTGGTCCCCGACCTCGCGACCTCCTGGGAGATCTCGGACGACGGCACCGTCTACAGCTTCGCCCTGCGCAGCGGCGTCTTCTGGCACAAGAACTACGGCCCCTTCACCTCGGACGACGTGAAATTCTCGTTCGAGCGGGTGCTCGATCCGCAGACCGGCAGCAGCTACAGCAGCCAGCTCGCCTCGATCAAGTCCGTCGAGACGCCGACGCCCGACCGGGTGGTCATCACCCTGAAGGAGCCGAATTCCGGCTTCCTGCACAAGGTCTCCGCCTTCAACCAGGGCTGGATCCTGAGCCGCAAGGCGCTGGGCGAGATCGGCGAGAAGGCCTACGCACTCAACCCGGTCGGCACCGGCCCCTTCGTCTTCCAGGTCTGGACGCCCGGCCGCGAGGTCAAGCTCTCCGCCAACAAGGAGTATTTCGCCGGTGCGCCCAAGGTGGAGGAACTGCTGTTCCGCGTCATCAAGGACGAGACGGCGGCGGCCATCGCGCTGGAGAACGGCGAGATCGATATCTTCTTCGGTCTGCAACAGCCCGAGGTCATCCAGCGGCTGAAGGGCGCGGGCCAGGTGACGGTGCACGATCGGGATGCCAACCACACCATCAACCTGATCCTCAACACCGGCATCAAGCCGCTGGGCGACCTCCGCGTCCGTCAGGCGATCAGCCACGCCATCAACCGAAAAGCGCTGATCGACGGCTTCTTCAAGGGCACCAAGACCGAGGCGAGCGGCTTCCTCACCTCCTCCTTCCAGGAATTCACCGATGCGGTGCCAGCCTATCCTTACGACCCGCAGAAGGCCAAAGCGCTGCTGAAGGAGGCGGGAGTCGGCCCCTTCACCCTCGATCTGGTGGCGCCGGGCGCCAACCCCTATGACAAGATCGTGGTGCCGATCGCCAGCGACCTCGCCGCCATCGGCATCGACGCCAAGATCAAGGTGCTGGAGCGCGGCGCCTACCTTCAGGCCCGCAACAAGGGCTCCGTCCCGACCTGCATCACCGGCGTGGTCGGCGCCCCCGACCCCGACAGCCCGATCCTGTCGATGTTCGCAAAATCCTCCTTCCCGCCGGGGCTCAACACCTCGCACTACGAGGGGATCGAGGATCTGATCGCCGCCGCCCGGCAGGCCAAGGACGATGCCGCCCGCAAGGAGGTCTACGGGAAGATCCAGGCCAAGGTGATGGGCGACGCCCCCATCGTGCCGCTCTACGCCGATCGCCTCTACATCGCCCACACCAAGGCGGTGACGGGTTTCGTCCAGAACTCGCTCTTCACCATGAGCGCCTATCCCGTCGTGCTGGCGGGTTGA
- a CDS encoding ABC transporter permease: MDRLVRQLTQLAITVFGIVTVTFFLVRMIPGDPAQYMLGDYATEEALATLRVQLGLDRPVIVQYGLYALRALTGDFGASVVTGRPALEEILYSLPDSALLAFAGLAIAVVIGIPLGIVTAERQGSWSDLLIMVVALFGISFPVFWLGLASVLLFSQELKWFPALGASSGGGLIDQIHHLVLPAGVLGVSVAAYITRLTRSAMLEVLNQDYVRVARAMGVPQRRIVWRLALKNALVPILAIVGVTFAWSLGSAILIEVVFSRPGIGSMILKAVSARDYQLVQAGVLVLAVAVVLVNSLLDLAYGLVDPRLSAR; encoded by the coding sequence ATGGACCGCCTCGTCCGCCAACTCACGCAGCTCGCGATCACGGTGTTCGGCATCGTGACCGTGACCTTCTTCCTCGTCCGCATGATCCCGGGCGATCCCGCCCAATACATGCTGGGCGACTACGCCACCGAGGAAGCACTGGCGACGCTGCGCGTCCAGCTAGGCCTCGACCGCCCGGTGATCGTGCAGTACGGGCTCTATGCGCTGCGCGCGCTGACCGGCGATTTCGGCGCCTCGGTCGTCACCGGTCGGCCGGCTTTGGAGGAGATTCTGTACAGCCTGCCGGACTCCGCCCTGCTGGCCTTCGCCGGTCTGGCCATCGCCGTGGTCATCGGCATCCCGCTCGGCATCGTCACGGCGGAGCGCCAGGGCTCGTGGAGCGATCTGCTGATCATGGTCGTCGCCTTGTTCGGGATCTCCTTCCCGGTCTTCTGGCTCGGCCTCGCCTCGGTGCTGCTGTTCTCGCAGGAGCTGAAATGGTTCCCGGCGCTGGGCGCCAGCTCGGGCGGCGGCCTCATCGACCAGATCCACCATCTGGTGCTGCCGGCAGGCGTGCTCGGCGTCTCCGTCGCCGCCTACATCACCCGGCTGACCCGCTCGGCGATGCTGGAGGTGCTGAACCAGGACTATGTCCGGGTGGCACGGGCAATGGGCGTCCCGCAGCGCCGGATCGTCTGGCGGCTGGCGCTGAAGAACGCGCTGGTGCCGATCCTCGCCATCGTCGGCGTGACCTTCGCCTGGTCGTTGGGCAGCGCCATCCTGATCGAGGTGGTGTTCAGCCGGCCCGGCATCGGCTCGATGATCCTCAAGGCGGTCTCGGCCCGCGACTACCAGCTCGTCCAGGCCGGCGTCCTGGTGCTGGCCGTCGCCGTCGTCCTCGTCAACAGCCTGCTCGACCTCGCCTACGGGCTGGTCGATCCGCGCCTGTCCGCAAGGTGA
- a CDS encoding ABC transporter permease, with protein MRYLRHPGFLIGGILLSAMLVVAVAAPWIAPWSPLDTDLGNTLAAPSAQHLLGTDQYGRDVLSRLIWGTRISLQVAVAVMVLSLTLGMAIGAVAGFFGGWVERVTVSVIDILLAFPGFLLALALVAARGSSLESVIVAVSLAYTPRVAAVMRAVVLTIKPRPYVEASRAIGMGNMRLLFLHVVPNSLPPVIVVATIGAATAILAEAGLSFLGLGVQPPAPTWGNVIADGQSFLASNPVISLSAGLCIALMVVALNLLGDGLRDTLDPQMRRTSGKML; from the coding sequence ATGCGCTATCTCCGCCATCCGGGCTTCCTGATCGGGGGGATCCTGCTGTCGGCGATGCTGGTCGTCGCCGTGGCCGCCCCCTGGATCGCGCCCTGGTCGCCGCTGGACACCGACCTCGGCAACACGCTGGCCGCTCCCTCGGCCCAGCATCTTCTCGGCACCGACCAGTATGGCCGCGACGTGCTGTCCCGACTGATCTGGGGAACCCGCATCTCGCTGCAGGTCGCCGTCGCCGTGATGGTGCTGTCGCTGACGCTGGGGATGGCGATCGGCGCCGTCGCCGGCTTCTTCGGCGGCTGGGTCGAGCGGGTCACCGTCTCGGTCATCGACATCCTGCTGGCCTTCCCCGGCTTCCTGCTGGCGCTGGCACTGGTGGCGGCGCGCGGCTCCTCGCTGGAATCGGTGATCGTCGCCGTTTCACTCGCCTATACCCCGCGCGTCGCCGCGGTGATGCGGGCGGTGGTGCTGACCATCAAGCCGCGCCCCTATGTCGAGGCGTCGCGCGCCATCGGCATGGGCAACATGCGGCTGCTGTTCCTGCATGTCGTTCCCAACAGCCTGCCGCCGGTGATTGTGGTGGCGACCATCGGCGCCGCCACCGCCATCCTGGCCGAGGCGGGGCTGAGCTTCCTCGGGCTCGGCGTCCAGCCGCCCGCCCCGACCTGGGGCAATGTCATCGCCGACGGCCAGAGCTTCCTGGCGTCGAACCCGGTGATCTCGCTGTCCGCCGGCCTGTGCATCGCCCTGATGGTGGTCGCCCTCAACCTGCTGGGCGACGGGCTGCGCGACACGCTCGACCCCCAGATGCGCCGGACGTCCGGCAAGATGCTGTGA